Within Ascochyta rabiei chromosome 4, complete sequence, the genomic segment ACGGGTCGTGAGTTGTCCGAAGGAAATTGGAGGACATCGAACGGACCAGGCAACCCATTCTGAACTATCGAAAGCGAGCGGAGTCCCATTCTGTTCACAGGTGCCGCGGTATCTTAAGGTGGTTACCTTGATTCCTACAGGTGCTGTCCGTTTTCATACGCAGTGATTCGTCCAACCCTCCATGTCTTGACCAGCCTCAGTTCCAAGGACTATGCTACCCCAGTCGGGAAATGAGGCGCAAACGATTGGAATGGCAACGTCAGCCTGCTCCGAAATCGGGCACAACAGGCAGATTGGGCAGTAATGCAGCAAGTCTGAGCGAATAACTGTGTCCAACTGTGACGACTGAATAAACAAAACGATCATTACGATAGAATTTATGGTGGAGCATCGAATCGCAACTGTTGCGAAGCATTCTTCTACGCGTCAGAGGGCAGGAACATCTTTCAGACTTTGCAAAGTCGTTTTTCAAGTAGTGTGCGTGGAAGCTGATGTCTGCCTGTGAACGGTAGAAGAGCGAAGTTCAGAGAAAGGTGATGGCGACTGTTGTATCTGGAGATGATCGAAGAGTTAAACAAAGCTAGTGAAAATTGGGACTAGCCCGATGAAGTCACGACGACTACCAGTGAATCTCTAGCTGGGAGGATTTTGGAACGAATGGTGGAAATGTCCTAACTAACCACCTTGTGACACACCCTAGCCATGCTCAACCCTCTTCATTTTCGAGAGGAACGAGATCATCAGGACGCCACATTACACGGCCGTTCCGAAGGGCAATGCGGTACAGGACGCGAAATCTCCTTGAAATGACCCGTTCCCCCTCGTTAGTATGCACAACTCTGATTGGCCCAGTTGCTCTAATGGTCGTCTCGAAAATGTGTGTAACGTCCGTGAGGGGTCGGACTCGCTGGATAAACATGCCGAACAGAACCAAACTGTAACTGTTGAGTTGGCAGCGGTTCCCATTCGCGTCCCTGTGGTGGATGAAGATTTGAAGGCCTGCGGTGTCTGGAAGAGACGGCCCGTAAGCGTGTCGCAATCGTACCCACGTTGGCGATGCTGACACATAGTCGCCTCGAAAGAACAATTCGGCTTGCTGGAGGAACGCGATGAGACATCTACCTTGTATAGGTACGAGAAGGGCGTTCCTGAGCCATAGCATTTCTGGTGTGCTGCGTCTTGTCCAGCCCATCAGACCGGACTCACTGATGGGTACTGCCACCTTTTCATTGCCCAGTGTAGTGACTGTACCTCGATTCCGAGAAACTTTGTGCAAAACTTTCATAAAATGCCCGAACTCGACTTGTGCGGTTACCACTCGAAAGAGCTGCGTGGTGTCGATGTGTATCTCGGGCGGCAAAAGCATCATTTCATAAAGTCTGGGCCGTAGGACATGACATGCTTCCTTATTGACCAGTCGACAGGTCCGTAACATAGCAACCGGTATCGTCCAAAATCTGAGTGAGATGTAGCCTCTTCCCATCTGGAGGCGTACATGGTAGGACGTAGGTTTGAGCTCTTCATACACTAGAACTCGAAGTTCTGCCGGCAACGTGAGGAAAGAGTAAGAGAGCTGTCTGCTTGAATCAGGAGGTTTGCTGCTGCAAGCGCTGAGCGCTCGAAGTGTTCCTATGCGCAAGCGGGAAGACATTGCGAAGTTGACTGGATACCCGTGAACGTGGAGACGGGCGGTGCTGTATACCTTAAAAGCTTTAAACCGAAAAGAAAGTATATTCTACCACAAGGTATTGAGCCATGGTTCGGGCTCAGAGTGACAGTTTCGTAACCGGGCTTCTTCAGCCAAAGTTACGTGGTCGAATCTATGTCATCGCTACCGCAAAACTTTATCAAAAAAAAAGGACACCTGCAGGCTTTTTCACATTGCTAAGTTGAACCGAAAATTCGATTTTCTTACAATCTAAAGAACGAGAGAAGAGAGCCGTGCGCTCGACATAGACTGAAGGTAATCAGGTCTGATTAGAGGATATAACGGGGTCGGAGCGCAAAGCATTGTGAGATACTTTCTGGACTGATATTATTCCAGAATCTTGTTGGGAAATAAATAGCCAGACCGTAAGCGTCCAGCTCTCCACATTTGGTCAGCTCCTATCTGAGCCGCTGCTTCTGAGTGCTTACTCGCTCGTATCGAATCAGGCCCGTTGCCTATGCCTTTCATAGCCTTTTCAATCGCACTTATGAAGAATTCGCTTGAAAATCCTAGTAAAGGTCGATCAGGTTAGGAGATGCGGGTTCGACATCAGAGTCTTGTTCGTAGCGGACGATGCGACGCCCGGCATAGACACCTTCGCCCACGCTACCCTTCGAACCTGCCTTAGTAGTACCATTACCGATGCTACCGTAGATAGTAGCTTGACCGTCTGAACTGGACGGTGAGTTGATGCAACCTGCAAAAATTGCCTTTGAAGTCACTGACGAGCCACGTAATTCACCAGCGAAGGTGGAACGTTGAGGAACGGAGCTGTTACGTGATCAGTAAATAGCTCATGTACCTGGGTTGACTACTTACTTGCGTAGCGGCTGTTCTTGCTGCTCCTTCTGAATTTCCTGCAGCTGTTTTGAACGCTGCGTGTCGTGTACCTTCTCTGGGTGGTCTATGGTTTGGGTGGAGCGGAGTGGACCGGCATTGTTGAACTTGGCTTGACCGCGACCTCGATGAGCGACAACTGCCTGAGGTTCACCGTCTTTCGCTGATTTGTGACAGATGTTCGCTTCCATCGCCTCGGCCTTGACCTTCTCTGACACATCTTCCATGCGACCAATCTGGACGCCAATGTTGTGTAGATTCTCTGGGTGCGTTAGATCGTATAGAAACGCAAGCTCTGGGCTGTCAGTCGCAAGGAGACCACTGCGCATGTTGTACAGAGCAATCTGGGAGCGAGAGCATGCAGCATACCCCTTTAAGAATTCTTGCTCTAATGTGACGCCAGAAGTGTGATCACCTGTAATGTGCTGACCTTGAGCAAGACTACGTTCGCAGACCACCTCTGCAGCCTTGGTATCTGCAGTCATGTCTTGTTCGTCTTTCGCAATCTGCACACGAACTTCGGCTTCAACAGCGTCACAGACCCATGCCTTGTACTGTTGCTCTCGAATCTTCTGGGCGGCCTCCTGATTACGGAGACGCTCCTCTTGAATAGCGATATTGCCCTCGATATCAGAAAGTTGATGTCTAACCTTGATTTCGAGCTCACGGCGCAGATTCGCCTGTTCAACGACACTCATGGGACGAATGCCCTGCTGCTCGAGCTGGTACTTGAGCTGCCTCTGCCCATCAGAGAGGTATTCTTCAAGCTGCACGATCCTCCGCTCACGATAGTGCAAGTCACGCTCTTTCTCTTGGACCTTTGCTTTTTCAGTGAGCGCTTCCGCCTGTTTATGAAGGAGATCAGTCAGCATGTTAGACATAGCGGCATCAATGGATGCTTGCTTCTCCGCTCCATCGGTCTTCTGCGTCTCCGCATTGGTATTGCGTTCGCAATCGAGATTGTTACGAGTCTTCGAGAGCTGAGCCTTTGTTCGTTGGAGCTCATCGTAGTCCAAGGGAAGTCGAGAGGGCTGGTGTCCACCAGATGGATAGTAAGCACGAGGTCCGCGTGGGCCAGGAGCCGGCCATTCACGCTAAATCATGTTAGTTTCTTAAGCAACAAGGAAATCTCATAAGCTTACCCTCGTGTTTGGTGGGTCATATGGTTGCACGTTTGCTGACTTCGAGGTTAAATGCATGTGTGGTGGCACACTTTGCACTAGTCGCGCATCCTTCGGTGTTTTCATTGCAGTCTTCTCATCATCTCCAAGCGTACCATCTTTCTGCTCTTTGTCTTTGACAGCCTCAATGGGACAGTGCTTCTTTGTTAAGGGGTCCGTGATCTCCATAGCTTTCGCTTCTTTTGGTGCGAGATCTTCATCTTTATTAAGTCCAATATCGGTAGCGGATGCAGGTGTGTCTGTGGACGTAACTTGCAGATCGATCGTCCTAGAGAGCAGAATGGGGTCATTCTCGCGGCTGGGCTCTACTTTGTTGGAGAGTTCCACTGTTTCGTGGTGGACGAGATCCTCGCAAGGCATCGTCATTCCAGTCGCAAGGATCACTTGGTGCTGTTCCACCTTGCGTTCCTTAGCATTTTGAAAGTCCATGGCTTCCGTCTCTGCGATGTTCTCTTGCGGAGACGTGCGCGATTTGTTGTTCCGGACGCAGGTGACATCAGTTCGTGCCGCATCGACTTTACCAGAATTAATCACCTTCATGAGAGAGGCACCCTCGCTCGACGTCGTGACCCTCATCATTGCACCCATGGAGCGTCCAGCTTCTTCCTGGGTGTTACTGTGTTGGCTAGCAGTTTTAGAGATGCCCTCTGCCTTCGTAGGCTCTTCCTTGTTGCCAACAATCAACACCACTTCTGTATGTCCATCAGAGGCCGTACCATCGTCGCCTCTCGGGGTTACTGATCGATCACCTTCCAGCGTTTTTGCGTCCTCGGGACTGCCTTTAGTTCTAGTAGCCAGTGTTGTAGGCTGAAGGGACTCGGAGGCCACAAGATCAGGGATCTGTTCGGCAGTGGTTGGAGCTGTGGTAACGCAGGTAGAGCTGGCTTTGGCGATAGCAAGGATGGGTGGTGCAACGTCAGTTTCGGAATAGATAGCCTCAGAATGCTGCAACACAGGTGTGCAGACCTCGACTTCCTCGGCGACACTGGGAACAGACCCCTCTGATGAAGACCTCAGATCCATTTGTGATCGCTAATGGTTATAGGAGTTCGAATACAGAAGAGAATGAGCGAACACGGCAAACTAGGTAGGAGGCTAATGAGTTGACTAGCTTTGTCTGGTGAGGTTGGTAGCAAGAGGTGAGTTTCGTTGCGAAGGATGGTAGTTATCTATACTACCGGCGGTGTCAAAGCGTGACCTAAACAGAATTACGCAAACGCAGAAGGTGAAGGTCGGAGACTGAAACTCAATTCTAGGTTGGATCATGTGGTTACTTGAAAAAGAGTGAGCTTGTTTCGCGGAATGAGGTAAAGACCTCAAAATTTACTAGCTGACTGGGGCAAGAAACAGCTCTCAGTCCTCCATTTTAATGTGAAACCGAAGTCCAGCCCTTTTGAATGCAGTCACAAGTCTTGGTGCAGAGAGATTATGTCTCGCCACAATACACAATGTCTTCAACTGCAGCAAAGTTGTCAGGCGGTCGCGAGCCAGTCGCCGTAGGCAAGAAGCTTCCTCGAGGACGTCCTCATCGTAACTGTTGTAGTCGCCGCGTGCGAGCAGCGTCATATGCTCAAGGCTTTCTGGTAATAACATAGATAGTTTGGGGTTCACTTGCAGATCAGGAAAATCCAGTAGTGAGAGATTGCAATCCAAGAATCCAGTCTCGCAAATTTCCAAAGACTTGAGGCCTCTCAAAGGTTGCAGAGAACCAAACACCTTCGATTCGAGTTGAATGTTCGGGTTGTATCTGATCTCTCGGGTGTCCAACGTAAGAGATTCCAGTATACCTGTACGAGCTAGCAGGACAGTGTGTAGTTTGGATGGCCCAGTATGTGCACCGTTCAGATATGCCCACCTGCATGCAAAGTGACGTACATCTTTGCAAGCCGATAGAAATTCAGCGACCTCGTCCATTTCGAGGCAGCACTCTGTCAGGTCCAGTCGCCTTAGATTTGAGAATTTTTGAGAGCGAGCAATCAGTCCGAATTCGTGGTGCGTGGAGGCACCAGATACCCGAAGTTCTGAAAGCATGGCAGACGATTGCAGAGCCAGTGAGATGCGTTCAAACACTGTCAATCTAAGCGCTGTGGACCATGCGTGAGCATGGATTTGCACGGTAAGGTACCTGAGCTTGCCGAGACCATGACCTTCTAGGTGCGAGGAAGGATGTGGCTGAGGCAGAAGGTGGTCCCAGAATGATACCTCACCATGCTCCAAACTGACGACACAAAGGTTTTCCAGATTTGGCGCACATAGCACTACTTTCGAAAGTAGATGGAAGTAGCTGAAGGCAGATTTCTCTCTAAATATCTCGTCTTCTTGAAGGCTGTTGCCTAAGTAGTCCGCAAGCCGGTTCTCGACGTATTGCACATGTTTGGCTAAGTGCGTGGATTGACCTAGTGCTTTTTCGGGGCTACTGATCGTTCTGTGAAACAGTCGAAGCTGTGTGAAGCCGCCCCATGATGCGCAGGTAATGGACGAGGCATATAAGGTTGGTAGCGAAATGCACCGCAAGCGATGAGACGTCAGGCAGAGTGCGTGCAAAGTTTGTTGCCTGACATGATTTTCGCGTTGCCTTCCTTTCTCGGTTCCTTTGTGTCTGAAAGCTACAGATTGGGTTTCATAAGAGCGGATGGCTTGAAGGCAGCGCACGACCTCTAGGAGGATTTCATCCGGTAGGTCGCAGAGAGAAGGCATGTTTGGTTGAGAAAGAAACAAGCGTTGAACGATACAAGGCCTTGAATCTACATACACACGAGATGGGATGCTGATTTGAGTTGAGTGTAGTGCTGGAAGGGAAGAATTGGGAAGGAGCGACACTACTGGCGCCTGCGCTAGTGCTGTTCAGGTTAGCAATCTTTCTGCACAAGCAATCTTCGACGGCTTTCGTCACCATGTTTGTTCAGGGTGTGTTTGGGTCCATGCAATCATCACACTTTGGACTGGTATTAGCAGAAAATGCAAGGGTACCGAGATCAGACCACTTGTCTGGTCCTCCCGGTCTCTACCTCGTACACCCACCCAGTTATTCTCACACCCTCCTCAACAGCAGTGCCCTTCAGCCACTCAACGTCCTCCTTGACTTTCGCCTCGAGGTCCTGGAACGTCAGAAAGTCGATGTCATCGATCTCCTTAGCGGCAACTTCTCCCTTGTTTTTCCTGACGAGGTCCTTGGCCGTCTTATTGTCGAACGTGAGCATTCCACATCCAGTATGTTTGACGATCAGCACTTCAGTTGTGCCTAATAGCTGCTGCGATATAACGAGAGATCGAAAAGCATCGCGAGCCGATGCGCCAGCGTTTCGAATGACATGAGCTGCTCCGAGGGGAATTCCTGTTCGTGTAAGCTTGAACACGCCAGTCAGTACGATGTGGACGTACCAAAGGCAGCGGCTGGGTCTATGCGAGCATCCATGCAAGTCAAAACTGCATATTTCTGGCTAGGCGGAAGCGCTAGGTCCCCTTGTGTGAACCCCGCGACATAAGTTCTGTTGCCCTGCTCTAGGTTCTGCGTGCCATTGGTCGACATCGTGACTGGTGACTAGGGTTTAGGATAGCTTAGACAGCGTCGTATGATCAGAGCACTGTGATGGGTCCCACGagtatatatacctactgcGCGCATTTACTGGCAGCTCGGGAGTTCCAACATCCAGCTGGCGATCACGTAACGACATTGCGGGGTCTGATTGCGCCACGACAAGAACAGTCGAACCCTTGGCAAGACAAGGCAACAACCGACATTGGCTTGTATCTCGAACCGTCCCTTGAATAAGTATCCCATCCTCAGTTCACAGACCGACGTCTGTTGATGTGGACATTGCGCCGGGTTGAGTATTGGAATGGTTCGAGTATCGACTACCAGCCTTGCCCAGGTCCAAATCGCAACTTTACAAAATCAGCAGAAGAGCAAGGGATTAGAGGCATATCGTGACTTATATGAAGTGTCCGGTTTGTCAGAGGACAGCACTGCTCTAGCAGGCGAAGCCTGGGCCACGAGTGCGGTGGCAGAAGTTACCGTTCTTCATGTCGTATTGCTGGCTCGTGGCGCAGCGATGGACTACCTCTCATTTGCTGTTCTTGCATGCAGAGCCCTAGCACTCTCGGATACACTTGGGGAGGCCTTCTTTACCGCACTTGGCAGCTGCGGCGTCGACCGGGGCCGTATCCATGTCAGGGGAAGCGGCCGCGACAACATATGGATACAGTTTGTTGCACACACGTATCCGCCTTTGATGGGGTCGAAGGTGCACGTGGGCAGTTGGGGAAGAGCAACAGCAATCATGGTTGCTATGAAGATAAACCGGGCGAGGATACTGGTGAAGATCTTCACATCGACTTGTGAGGATGATGAGTAGGGCACTGATTGCAAGGTCAAGTCTGAGTTTGCTCAGAAGGTGGACCGTGTATTGACAAGCGAGGTAAATATGGCATCTGAACCTGGGGTGAAGGTGAACGACCCTTCTGTACATGCCAGGTAAAATGCTTGCATTACAGACCAGTGGGCATGGTGGCTGTTGAAACCTTGATTTCCTGCACTTCGAGGACTTATCCAATGGACTTGTACAAGCCACTCAAGACCCGATCTGTCGCCGCGAGTTCCTCAGTAGAATTTATTGATCTACAAACAGAATGGTAGATAAGTGCGCCTGACCTCAATACCAAGGCATCCACCCGGCAGAATCAGCACAATTTCACTGTTACGCTCAGGGTAGCCTCCAAGGACGGTTCAGAGCATTTCTTCCAATATCGAGCTCTCGAGGCTCCAACCGATCTACTGAACGGAACCTTTGGCTGAGAAAGTGAGGCTCAACCCCAATTTACTCACAGCTGCTACTTGTTGAGCGTTTCAGCTGTACTTGGAAATAAATCGAATGTTGGAATGGGTGTCACGATGTCTATTTCCCTCGCCTTCTCAGAGCCCTAAAGCCGTTCCAGAACATTTGGCTCATGTCACTGTTGACACTTTGGGACAAATGTGTCGTGTCGACCCAGGTAGACTGATCCCCACTCTCGGCAGTCTTCCCTATTTCAAGGTGCCAAGCTATCTCAATGTCATCGGACTTTTGCTATGGGTCAACGACATGCTCTCCAAACGACCTGCGTTATCTGCACTCTTACCCGAGAACCTTAGGACTTTGGTCATCATCACCGATGGGAATGACGCTTTTGAAGACGCATTGCATTACTTAAGTATGAAGTGTGCAATTTGGCTGCTTGCTCTGAGGGAAGTGCAATGTGCCTGGATGAAGAAGCCCGGGTTCGTAGCCGTCTGTATGATAGACTCTTTCCATTCTGTAGGTACGTGTTGAGCTTTTATTCGGTTTCAACAACAATAAGGACACTTGATCTGCTCCCTCTATTACAACACAAACCGGAAATCTCGTTCATATGTATGACCGTCCATCTTTGGTGTCGCACATTCTTTACATTCTAAACCATATAAGATGACTTTCTCGCAACCATTGTCTATCCTGACATGGCACCAACGTGTTATGACCGTCACAACTAGAAACAAGGAAGACTTCCGCTTGGGATATATCGACAGCTCATCCGAGCCAAAGAAGAACCAACAAACGTTTCTCCTAGTACACGGTTTCCCAGAGACCTCGTACCAATTTCGCAAGGTCATCACCCCCCTTCATCAAGCCGGATACCGAGTCATCGCCCCAAACTACCGCGGCGCGGGATAGTCTTCGAGGCCATTGGCAGGTTACATTAAGACTCAAATGGCCGAGGAATTCCACATCCTGACCCAGGAGTACCTGGGCATCAGAGAAAAGATCCACATCGTTGGCCACGATATTGGAGGCATGATCGCATTTACATACGCATTGCGCTACGCTAGCGATGTAGCCAGTGTCATCTGGAGCGAATTCCCACTCCCAGAAACGTCGAACTATGAAGAGAACCAACCTACGCCGGCTCTGTTCCATTTCGTGTTCCATCAGATCCGTGATCTGCCCGAGACCTTGATCGCTGGTAAGGAGCTTGAGTACCTTACACACTTTTACCACAGACTGGCATACAACAGTATGGGTATCACAGTAGAAGATGCTGGTTTTTACACGCTTGCGTTCTCGCAACTTCTCGCAACCCGGCGCTATCAGGGCAGGTTCGGAAGTTTACCGCTCGTTCGAGCAAGATGCGGAAGAAAACAGAAAGTGGTTGAAAGAGAACGCGAAAGTGAAGGTCCCATCGCTTGTGATGTTGGGCGCTCAAAGTGGGTTAGCAAAGCTCGCTGATACCATGATGGAGGGAACGTATGACAGCGCTGAGGTATTGCAGGTTGAAGAAAGCAGACATTGGATTGCGGAAGAGAATCTAGACGGCTTCGTGAGAGGTGTGCTGGACTTTTTTCATAAGCATTGAGTATACACGGTAGGCAGATCCGGACCGCGATGTAGCTATTCAGCAAATTCGCAGACGAGGGTTTCAAGTTACTATGTCAATCCTTGTTACCATTCGGAGCGTTTACCACTGTTCAAGTGAGATACATGGCTCTCCGCATGAGGTGCCTATTAAAAACATGAGAACTCTAACTTGATTCAGCACTACGAACGATCACGCATGTATACAGGGACGCATTCAAAAGGAATCCACCATGCATTAATCCGATGAAGATTTGTAGAGTGCAGAGCATCAAAGGCTGTTCTCAACCATCTCCCTTGTAGCCGCTGCTCTTTCTAAGACTGGGCTCAAATTCCGCCAGCACAAACGGGATGCTCGAGCCTGATTTACCCAGGCAACCGAGTAAACTGCAAGCCCACTGAGGTCCCAATCTACGAAACATCTACACGGCGAACAGCGGAAATGTGCCTCCTAAGACGCATCTCAAGATCGCGTTTGAAGCCATGACACTTGCGCTATAGAGCGGACCGTGTGTGCCGGTGATGTAAATCATGCAGGC encodes:
- a CDS encoding Carbonic anhydrase, whose amino-acid sequence is MSTNGTQNLEQGNRTYVAGFTQGDLALPPSQKYAVLTCMDARIDPAAAFGIPLGAAHVIRNAGASARDAFRSLVISQQLLGTTEVLIVKHTGCGMLTFDNKTAKDLVRKNKGEVAAKEIDDIDFLTFQDLEAKVKEDVEWLKGTAVEEGVRITGWVYEVETGRTRQVV
- a CDS encoding Microsomal epoxide hydrolase, translated to MAEEFHILTQEYLGIREKIHIVGHDIGGMIAFTYALRYASDVASVIWSEFPLPETSNYEENQPTPALFHFVFHQIRDLPETLIAGKELEYLTHFYHRLAYNSMGITVEDAGFYTLAFSQLLATRRYQGRFGSLPLVRARCGRKQKVVERERESEGPIACDVGRSKWVSKAR